The nucleotide window ATCGCATCGGGCGCACGGCGTTCTCGTTCCTCGACCCGCACCAGGCGGTGACGTCGGCGGGTCTCTCGAACGACCGTACGATCGCGTTCGGCTTCTCGCACGCCGGGCGGACCTTCGACACGATCGAGCCGCTGCGCATCGCGAAACAGCACGGCGCCCGCACCGTCGCGATTACGAACTCGCCGAACTCGCCGATCGCGAAGCTCGCGGACCGCACGCTGCTGACCGCGGCACGCGAAACGACGTTCCGTTCGGGCGCGACCGGTTCGCGACTTGCGCAACTGACCGTCGTCGACTGCCTGTTCGTCGCCATCGCGCAGCAGACGTTCGAAGAAAGCATGCGTGCGCTCGAAGGCACCCGGGCGGCGATCGAGGATCTTCGGGGCCGGACCCCCAGCGATGAATAGCTCGACGCGCGCCGACATGCTCGTGGACTCGCTGCAGCCGCTGCTCGAAGAGGGTGTCGAACAACGGCTCTTCAGCGGTGCCTCGGCGGCCGTGACCGTCGACGGGCAGCCCATGGTGATGAACGTCGGCACCCTGGCGTACGAGGACCCGACCGCCGTCACCGACACGACCCTGTTCGATTTGGCGTCGCTCACGAAAACGGTGACGGCGACGGTCATCGTGCGGCTCATCGAACGTGGCGTGATCGACCCGGATGCACCCGTACGAGAAGTGCTCCCCGTCGGCACCGGGGAAGGAGCCGACCGGATCACCATGCGGATGCTGCTGACGCACACCTCGGGGCTGCCGGCCGCGGCATCCGACTGGCGTACCGTGCCGCATCCTCCGCCGGGCGAGCGTTTGCCCGGGGTGTTGCGCACGCCGCTCGAGACCCTGCCGGACGCGGTGTTCCGCTACTCGTGCGTCGGATTCATCGGCGCGGCAGCAGTCGCGGAAGCGGCGACCGGCACACCGCTCGCCGACCTCGTGCGCGACGAGGTATCGCAGCCGCTCGGGCTTGAATCACTCGCCTTCGGGCCCGTCGACCCGGCGATCACGGCCGCGACGGAAGAACGGATGGCTGACGGTCGGGGAGTGGTGCGCGGCGAAGTGCACGACGAGTTGAATTGGTACCTCGGCGGTCGTGCCGGCAACGCCGGGCTGTTCGGGAACGCCGCAGATGTCGCGAAGTTCGCTCAGAGCTTTCTCGACCGCAGCCTGCTGACCAGCGCCGGGCATCGCCTGATGACGACTCAGCAGATTCGGCCCGAACATCAAGCGGAACACGGCCACGGATTCGGGCTGCGCATCGACGACCGGGGGTTCATGGGCGACATCGGCGGGTACGGCCACACCGGGTTCACGGGCACGTCGTGGATGGTGGACCCCGTGCGGCGGACAGCGGCAGCGCTGCTGACGAACCGGGTGCATCCTCGTCGCGAGCATGTCGACATCCAACCGTTCCGACGCCGGTTCGCCGCGCAGCTTGCCGCGGTCGTCACGCCGAGAGATGAAGCGGCCCATGGCTGACGCCACGCGCCTTCGGCCGTTTCAGCCCGGGGACGAGCCGTTCCTCACGGACATCTGCGTGAGAACCGCGGCGTCGGGCGAAGACGCGACGGGGCAGCTGCCGGACGACTCGCTCTGGGCCAACATCTATGCGCTGCCATACGCGGCGCGGCACCCCGACCTGACATTCGTCGTCACCGATGACCGCGACGAGCCGATCGGTTACGTGCTCGGAACGGACGACACGGATGCGTTCGAACGGTGGTTCGCGGCGGAGTACTGGCCGGCCGTGGCGCACCGGTGGCCGGAGCGCGGGAACGCCGAAGACGAGGTCGATCTCAGCGCAGAGCAGGCGAAGGAAGCACGGCTGGTGGGCATCGCGTCCGGGATCGGCTCGCACGCATCGCCGCACGCGACGAGGTACCCCGCGCACTTGCACATCGACCTTCTGCCGCAAGCACAGGGCTCCGGATGGGGGCGGAAACTCATCGACGCACTCGCCGACGCGCTCCGTGAACGCGGCGTGCCCGGCATCCACCTCGGCGTCGGCGTGAACAACGCGAACGCGATCGCCTTCTACCAGCACCTCGGCTTCGTGCCCCTCAACGACGACTCAACCGCTCTCGGCTACGACCTGACCGTGGCCGAATAGGCGCGCTCGGCGACCGTCCCCTACCCCCACGTCGGCAGCGGGACGTGCAGCTGCCGGAAGAGTGAGGGCACGGGGATCGCCGTCCAGACGGGGGAGAAGAAGAGGGTGACGAGGAGGACGGCGGCGAGGAAGACGCCGACGGTGGCGAGGCCGTGTGTGCGGCGCCATCGGTCGAAGAGCAGCCGCTCGAAGGGTGGACCGGCCCCGGGAGCGAGCCATGTTCGAGGGAGCGAGTTGGGTGCGTACTGTTCCGTGAATGCTGCGCATGTCCGACCTTCGCTCCCTCCGGCCAATACTGTTCTGCCATGACGATGATCAGCGATTTCCTCCTGCGAGACGGATCTCACGACGAGTATGCATCGACCCTGGAGATGAACCCGCTGACGGACCGTGACGCTCTCTTGGAGGCTCAGATCCTCGACATTCGGCTCGATGCGCTGACTCGCATGGTCGGCGTGATCTTCGACTTGCGTCAAGCACTTCAGCTTCGCCAGGGCAACACCGGTCTCCTCGTCGGTCGCGGCGTGCGCGCGGCGGCGTGGACCGGTTCAGCAAGGGACACAGCCTTGACTGCGTGGACGGTCGGCGGATCCGTGCCGAAGGTCCGGAACCGAGGGTTCACACTCGACCTTGCGATGTGGCCTGCTCCGGGAGCCCGGCTCGAACTCACTGCTGAGAGCGCGGCGTTCTTCACCGGAGATGCTCCAGGCCTTGGAGAGGCGCCGCCGGATCTTGACGTGAACGATCGGCGAATGATCTCCGACGGGCTTGCGGGGTGGGGCTCACCGTTCGAACCCGTCGCCGCCGCCTTCGTGGCCCCCGCGCGAGGAGCAGCATGAGGTTCGACAGCAAGGTCGCCCGGTTGGTTCCCGACTCCGTTCGGTACGCGGCGATCGGTCTGCTTGTCGTGAGCGCCTTGGAGGTCGTTCATATAGCGGTGAACGGGTGGCGCGAAGCAGTGACGGGCGAACCTTGGATGTTCAATGCCGGAATCATGGTGTTCGCGTTCGTCGCGGTGTTCGTCGCCGGGCCTCCGATCCTGTTGCGGATGCTGGTGCTCCGCGGGTCCCGTTGGTCTGCGCTGGTCATCTCCGCGTATGCGGTCTGGTTGACGTCGACGTTGCTGTTGTTCCCGGACGTCCTCGCGGTCGTCACGACGGTCGTCATCCTCACGGTCGTCGTCCTTGTCTGGACACGGTCGGCGCTCGCGTTCGCCCGTGCCGGGCAGGCGAAGCCTCGGAAGGCAGAGCTCGAGTGAGGTACGAGATGTTGCCTGGTTTCGCAAACGTGTACTTGGAGGACAGCTGGGTGCTCGGTATTCGCTCGCGGCCGGGAGTGCTCGAGTTCGATCTCGAGCTGGTGCTTACCGAGGAGCATCCCCTTTTCCGACCGCCAAACTCCGACGAGCAATACTGCTATCGGAACGCCCGGCTGCTGTTCCAGGGCGTCACAGATCTGAGGTGGGGTAACCAGGACGCGAGCCGCCCAGCTATCGATGCGAACGGCAGCATCGACTTCGGTTCGATCGATTGCTTGGAGCCACACGACGGCATGTACGTCGTGGTCGGCGATTTCGGTCGTATCCAGGTGAGCGCGGATCCACCGGTGATCGACTACACCTGCCGCTGGTAGACGCCCGCGTGGACGGTTCGGCATGCCTGTGAACGGACCGCTGACAGACCTCCGTCCTACCCCCACGTCGGCAGCCAGAAGTGCAGCTGCCGGAAGAGCGGGGGCACGGGGATCGCCGCCCAGACCGGATAGAAGAAGAGGGTGACGAGGAGGACGGCGGTGAGGAAGACGCCGACGGTGGCGAGGCCGCGTGTGCGGCGCCATTCGGGGTCGGTGGGGCGGCCGACGATGAGGCCGATGACGAAGACGAGCGCGAGGATCGTGTAGGGCTGGAAGGCGATCGTGTAGAACTGGAACACGGTGCGCTCGGAGTACATGAGCCACGGCAAGTACCCGGCGACGAGGCCCATCAGGATGAGGCCGACGCGCCATTCGCGGTAGCGGGCGAGGCGGTAGACGAGGTAGAGCACGGCTGCGGCGGCCGCCCACCAGATGAGCGGGTTGCCGATGCCCATGATCGATTCGACGCAGCTGCCGGCGCCGCATGTCGGCGTCTCCTGGGTGTGGAAGTACATGTTGGTCGGGCGGATCATGAGCAGCCAGCTCCACGGGGCCGCCTGCCACGGGTGCGGCGAATGCACGCCGATGTGGTAGTCGTATGCGCTCGAGTGGTAATGCCAGAGGCTCTGCAGCGCCGTCGGCACCCAGGCGAAGAGTCCGCCGGCGGCGTTCGCCGGGTCTTCAGCCCAGTGCCGGTCGTAACCGCCTTCGGTGGCGAACCATCCCGTCCAGCTCGCGAGATAGACGACGAGCGCGACCGGCAGGTACAGCAGCACGGTCACCGGGCCCTGCTTGAGGATCGCCGCCGACGCCCAGAACGGCAGGCCGGCGCGGCGGCGCGCCAGGGCATCCACCACCACCAGGTACACGCCGAACGCGGCGAGGAAGTACAGCCCCGACCATTTCACCGCCGCCGTCGCCCCGAACGCTGCCCCCGCGGCGAACACCCACGGTCTCGCCCACAGCGCCGGCCCCCAGCCGGGGTCGGCCCCTGAGGCTCGTGCGGCATCCACTCGCCGGCGCAGCCGCTCCTCCGACCATCGTCGGTCGAGCAGCACGAACCAGAACCCGAGCAGGGCGAAGAACATCACCCAGGTGTCCAGCAGCGCCACCCGCGACAGCACGATCGCGTGCCCGTCGACGGCGAGCAGGAGGCCGGCGACGACGGCGAGCGCGGTCTGCCCGAAGAGACGGCGGGCGACGAGGGTGAGGATGAGGACGGCGAGTGTTCCGGCCAGCGCGGTCGTCGCACGCCACCAGAATGCGTCGCCGGCGCCGAAGGCGGCCATGCCGAGGCCGATCATCCATTTGCCGAGCGGCGGATGCACGACATACGAGGGGTCGCTGCCGAACACGTCGGTGTCGCCGGCTTCGAAGGAGGCGTTGGCGTCGTCGGGCCAGGTCGCCTCGTAGCCGAGGTGGAGGAGGGTCCACGCGTCCTTCACGTAGTAGGTCTCGTCGAAGACGAGGGCGTGCGGATGCCCGAGGTTCCAGAACCGCAGGATGCCGGCGAGGAGGGTGACGGCGATGGGCCCGGCCCACGTCCATGCGCGGCGGCGGCCGGGGGTGGACAGCATGCGCGCCCACCAGCGGTCGAGGCCGCTGCCGCGGGGTTCGTCGGGCGCGTCGGGTTCGCGGATGCCGACTTCCCCGTCTTCGGTTCGGGGGGTGGATGTCCGGGCGCCGGCTCCGGTCGCCTCACGCGTTCCGGCGTCCCCCGCAGCATCCATGCGCCCATGCTAGGGGAGCGGCCGCGCCCGGCGCAGAGGCGCACGGCCGGGCGAGCCGGGCGCACGTGCGGGAGACTTGGGGCATGATCATCCTCGCGGCCACGCCCATCGGAAACCTCGGCGATGCGTCGGCGCGCCTGCGGGAGACGCTCGAGACGGCATCCACCGTCGCCGCCGAAGACACCCGCGTCGCCCAGCGCCTGTTCGCCGGCCTCGGCATCGCCAACCGGCCGAAGCTCATCGCCCTGCACGAGCACAACGAACGGCAGAAGGCGGCCGAGCTCGCCGAGTTCGCCCGCGACGCCGACCTCGTCGTGCTGACGGACGCCGGGATGCCGACGGTCTCCGACCCCGGGTTCCCGCTCGTGTCGGCCGCGGTGGATGCCGGGGTCGAGGTCACCGTGGTGCCGGGCCCGAGCGCGCCGGTGACGGCGCTTGCGGTGTCGGGGCTGCCGAGCGACCGGTTCGCGTTCGAGGGATTCCTGCCGCGCAAGGCCGGGGATCGCGCCCGCCGTCTCGCGGGACTGGCCGCAGACGAGCGCCCCCTCATCTTCTTCGAGGCGCCCTCGCGGCTGGCGGCGAGCCTCGCCGACCTGGCGACCGCGTTCGGCGCGGATCGGCGCGCGGCCGTCTGCCGTGAGCTCACGAAGCTGCACGAGGAGGTGCGGCGCGGCACCCTCGCCGAGCTCGCCGAATGGGCGGCCGGCGGGGTGCGGGGCGAGATCTGCATCGTCGTGCACGGCGCCCCGCCGCCCGTCGCCGACGCCGATGCGGCCCTCGGGCGGGTGCTCGAACTCGTCGACGGCGGCGAACGGCTGAAGGATGCGGCCGCGCGCGTCGCCGGCGACACCGGCCTCAGTCGCCGCGAGCTGTACGAGGCGGCTCTCGCCGCCCGCCGGGAGCGGTAGGGCTCAATCGCTCGGCCGCCCGACCGGAACGACCCGCAGCAGGTGGGCGAGCCCGAGGAAGTCCTCGACGTTCGTCGTGTAGAGCGGCAGCCCGCGTGAGGCGGCGATCGCGGCGATCATCTGCTCGGCGACGCGAGCGCGCGGCGAACGGCCGGCGTTCCGCACGGCGGCGATGACCTGTCCGTACGAGCGGGCGGCTTCGGCATCGAACGGCAGCGGTTCGAAGACGGCCTCGGCGCGTTGCAGGACGTCGAGGCGCGCGGCGCGTTCGAGCGCGTCGTCGGTGGCGTGGATGCCGGCGGCGAGTTCGGCGAAGGTGATCGCGCTGACGGAGGCCTCGTCGGGCAGCACGGTCTGGTCGAGCCGGGCGAGGTGGATGAGGATGTTCGTGTCGAGGAGGCCCCGCGGGATGCGGGCCGAGCGCGTGCCGTCAGCGGGCATAGGGGTCGTCGACGGTGTGGTCGCTCGCGGCGTCGAGGTCGGCGCGGAACCGGTCGGGATCGGGGGCGGCGGCGCCGCGCCAGGCGGCGAGGAGTCGCGCGGCCGGCACGAACTCGCGTCGCCGGCGCAGCGGGATGAGTTCGGCGATGCCGCGGCCGTCGCGGGTGACGGTGAAGCCCTCGCCGCGTTCGACGGCGTCCATGATCTCGCGCGAGCGCATGCGCAGGTCGCGCTGGCTGAGGTCGTGCGGCAGGCTCATGCCCCAATGGTAGCACCAGGTGCCACCGTGTAGCACGGATCGCCGTGCGCGGGCATCCGTAGGCTGGCCGCATGTGCGCGCGCTCGCCGCGAGCGGCACCGAGGTGCTCGTGCCCGTGCGGAACCGGGAGAAGAGGGAGCGGGCGGCAGCCGGCATCCGCTCATCGGCCCCGGAGGCCCGCATCGCCCTCGCCGACCTCGATCTCGCCCGCCTCGACTCGGTGCGGGCGTTCGCCGGCGGGCCGCACGAGCCCGTCGGCCTCCTGGTGCTGAACGCCGGCGTCGTCACCGCGGGCGAGCACGGCGCCAGCACCACCGCCGACGGCTTCGACCTCGCGATGCAGACGAACTTCCTCGGCCACGCGGAGCTCGTGCTCGGGATGCTGCCGCGGCTCCGCGAGGCGGGCACACGGGTCGTGGTGCAGTCGAGCCTCGCGGCGGCGTTCGGCCGCATCCCCGGGCGTCGTCTCGCATCGGGTGCGGATGCCGCGGCGCGATCCCTCCGCGGCTACCGCCGATCGAAGATCGCCCTCGCGCGAACGCGCGCCGTTCGCCGGCTTCGGCGATCCGGAGGCGGGCCGGTCCGTCTGGGAGTTCGCCGAGCGGATCCACGCCGGCTGAATCCCCGCCCGACACGCGGACGCCTCGACTCCCGCGCGCGAGCGGAGGAGAATAGGAGCGGAACCCGGGGAAGGGGGTCCGAGATGGCACGCGCAGTGCGGTTCTCCGAATTCGGCGGCGTCGAAACCCTCGAGGTCGTCGAGGTGCCTGATCCGCAGCCCGGCGAGGGCGAGGCGATCGTCGAGGTCGTCGCGACCGGGTTGAACCCGGTGGAGATGTCGATCCGCTCGGGGGCGCATCCGTCGCGCTGGCCCGTGGAGTTCCCGGCCGCGCAGGGTCGCGACCTCGCCGGCATCGTGCGCGAGGTCGCCGACGACGTCGACCGGTTCGAACCGGGCGACGAAGTGCTCGGCTGGGTGGATCGCGGCGCGCAGGCCACGCTCGTCGCCGTGCCCGTCGGCCAGCTCGTGCCGAAACCGAAGGAGCTCCCGTGGGAGGTCGCCGGTTCCGTCTACGTCGCCGGCACCACGGCGTGGGCGGCGATCGACACGGCCGCTCCGGGCCCGGGCGACACGGTCGTCGTCACGGCCGCCGCCGGCGGCGTCGGCTGCCTGACCGCGCAGCTCGCCCTCGAACGCGGCGCGCGCGTCATCGGTACGAGCGCCGAGGAACGCCTCGACTTCCTGCAGCAGTTCGGCATCGAAGCCCTCGCGTACGGCTCCGACCTCGAGCGGCGGATCCGCGACCTCGCGCCGGGCGGCGTCAGCGCCTTCTTCGACTTCCTCGGCGGGCAGGCCGACATCGCCCTCGGGCTCGGGGTGCCGCCGGCGCGCGTGCTCACCATCACCGACTGGGATGCGGTCGAGGAGCACGGCGTCACCAAGCTCTACGCGGGCGACCGCATCGCGCTCGAACGCGTGACGGCGCGCCTGGCCGCGCACCGGCTGCAGCTGCCGATCGCCGACGTGTTCCCGCTCGACCGCGTGCAGGATGCGTACCGCGCCCTCGAGAAACGCAGCGCCGCCGGCAAGATCGTGCTCGGCATGGACCTCGTCGACTACCCGGGCCAGCGGGTGCAGGGCGTCGACATCAAAGAGCAGGATGCGACCCTCGGAACGCTGACCCCGCACGAACGGCTCCGCAGCGAGGAGGCCGTGCCGGCCGCGATCGGCGACGGCAGCGTCCGCCGCCGCCACCGCGAGGAGCGCGAACGCGACGAGGAGTCCGAGCGCTGAGGGCGCAGCCCCGTCACACGAGCGGGGCATCCACTCGCGGCCCATAGAATTGCACGCATGGCCGACGGCTCCTCGTTCTACATCACCACGCCCATCTTCTACGTCAACGACGTGCCCCACATCGGGCACGCGTACACGGAGGTGGCGACCGACGTGCTCGCACGCTGGCACCGCCAGGCGGGCGACGACACCTGGATGCTGACGGGGACCGACGAGCACGGCCAGAAGATCCTGCGCACGGCGACCGCGAACGGCGTCACGCCGAAGGAGTGGGCCGACAAGCTCGTGGCGGATGCGTGGATCCCGCTGCTCGAGACCGTCGACGTCGCCAACGACGACTTCATCCGCACCACCGACGAACGTCATGAGCGGAACGTGCAGAAGTTCCTGCAGAAGCTCTACGACGACGGCCACATCTACGCCGGCGAATACGAGGGCTTCTACTGCGTCGGCTGCGAGGAGTACAAGCAGGAGTCCGAGCTCGTCGCCGGCACCGGCGAGTACGAGGGTCAGCTCGTGTGCGCGATCCACTCGAAGCCCGTCGAACTGCTGCACGAGAAGAACTACTTCTTCCGCACCTCGGCCTTCGCCGAACGCCTGCTCGAGCTCTACGAGACCCGCCCCGACTTCGTCCAGCCCGAGTCGGCCCGCAACGAGGTGCTCGGCTGGGTGCGCGCGGGCCTTGCGGACCTGTCGATCTCGCGCTCGACCTTCGACTGGGGCGTCAAGGTGCCCTGGGACGAGTCGCACGTCGTCTACGTCTGGTTCGACGCGCTGCTGAACTACATCACCGCCGCCGGCTACGGCGAGGACGAGGAGCAGTTCGCCAGGCGCTGGCCGGCGCAGCACATCGTCGGCAAAGACATCCTGCGCTTCCACGCCGTCATCTGGCCGGCGATGCTCATGGCCGCCGGCCTCGAGGTGCCCCGCGGCGTCTTCGGGCACGGCTGGCTGCTCGTCGGCGGCGAGAAGATGTCGAAATCGAAGCTCACCGGCATCGCCCCCGAGCAGATCACCGAGACCTTCGGCTCCGATGCGTTCCGCTATTACTTCATGCGCGCGATCCACTTCGGCCAGGACGGCTCGTTCTCGTGGGAGGATCTCGCGGCCCGCTACCAGGCGGAGCTCGCCAACGGCTTCGGCAACCTCGCCTCGCGCGTGATCGCGATGATCACCCGCTACTGCGACGGCGTCGTGCCGGCCGCCGGGGCCCTCGAGCCTGCCGACGAGCGGATCCGCGCCGTCGAGCGTGCCGCGACCGAGCGGTCGTGGGCGGCCGTCGGCGGCCTGCACATCGACGAGGCCATCGCCGAGGTGTGGCAGCTGGTGGATGCCCTGAACGGCTACCTCACCGAGCAGGAGCCGTGGGCGCTCGCGAAGGACCCGGCGAAGCGCGAACGGCTCGGGACCGTGCTCGCGACCGCGTACCGCGGGCTCGGCACGCTCGCCGTGCTGCTCTCGCCGGTCGCGCCGAAGGCGACCGCGAAGCTGTGGACGGCGCTCGGCGCCCCCGGGGCCGTCGCGGACGCCCGCATCGACCGCGCCGACCACGCCGTGCTCGGCGAGCGCGTCGCCCCCCTCGAGGCGCTGTTCCCGCGCATCGAATCCGGGGAGTGAGGCCGGCCGTGAGCGAGGCACACCTCCGCGCCCGCTCCGACGGGGGCAGGCACGAGTACCCGCCGTCGCCCGAGCCGCTGCCGGTGGCCGTCTACGACAACCACACGCACCTCGAGATCGCCGACGGCGCCCTGCCCATCGACGCCGCCGAGCACCTCGCGCGCGCCGAAGCGGTCGGCGTCGCCGGTGTCGTGCAGGTCGGCACCGACCTCGCCACGAGCCGTTGGTCGGCCGAACTGGCCGCCGCCGACGCCCGCGTGCTCGCCGCCGTCGCTCTGCACCCGAACGACGCGCCCGGCCTCGAAGCATCCAGCGCCCTCGACGAACACCTCGCCGGCATCGACGAGCTCGCCGCCCGCCCACGGGTGCGCGCCGTCGGCGAGACGGGGCTCGACTTCTTCCGCACCGACGACGAGGGCCGCCCCGCCCAGTTCCGCTCCTTCGAAGCGCATATCGACATCGCCAGGCGGCACGGCCTGGCCCTGCAGATCCACGACCGCGACGCGCACGACGACGTCGTGGCGACCCTGCGCCGGGTCGGGGCGCCGGAGCGCACCGTGTTCCACTGCTTCTCGGGCGGCGAAGAGCTCGCCCGGATCGCGGCGGATGCCGGCTGGTACTGCTCATTCGCAGGCAACGTCACGTTCAAGAACGCCGAGAACCTCCGCGAAGCGCTCCGCATCCTGCCGCGGGAGCTCATCATGGTCGAGACCGACGCCCCCTACCTCACGCCGACGCCGCTGCGGGGGCGCCCGAACGCGCCCTACCTCGTACCGCACACCGTGCGGTTCATGGCCGAGGTGCTCGGCGCCGACCTCGCCGAACTGTGCACGCAGCTCGCGGCGAACACCGTCGCCGTGTACGGCTCATGGCAGGATGAGGCCGTGGACGGGTCGACCGGCGGGGCGAGCGGGGCATGAGCGGGTACCGGCCCGATGCGGACGCCGGCGGCGGCGAGCCCGCGGCATCCACTCCGCGCCTGCTCGGCCCGGCCGAGATCCGCGACCTCGCCGAACTCCTCGGCGTCACCCCGACGAAGAAGCTCGGGCAGAACTTCGTACACGACGCCAACACGGTCCGCCGCATCGTGCAGGCTGCCGGCGTCGAGCCGGGCGAAACGGTGCTCGAGATCGGCCCCGGGCTCGGATCCCTCACCCTCGGACTGCTGGAGACCGGCGCACGCGTCATCGCCGTCGAGATCGACCGGCGCCTCGCCGAACAGCTGCCGCGCACCGTCGAGCTCATGCAGCCGGGCGCTTCGCTCACCGTCGTCGCCGAGGACGCGCTGAAGGTGCGGGAGCTGCCGGGCGAGCCCGTCCGTCTCGTCGCGAACCTGCCGTACAACGTCTCCGTCCCCGTGCTGCTGCACCTGCTGGAACACGTCCCCTCGCTCGCGAGCGGCATCGTCATGGTGCAGGCCGAAGTCGGGCACCGCCTGGCCGCGGCACCCGGCTCGAAGGTCTACGGTGCACCGAGCGTCAAGGCCGCCTGGTACGCCGACTGGCGCACCGCCGGGCAGGTGTCCCGCCAGGTGTTCTGGCCGGTGCCGAATGTCGACTCGGTGCTCGTCGCCTTCGAACGCCACGACCCGCCCGGCACCGAGACCGAACGGGCCGCGACCTTCGCCCTCGTCGACGCCGCCTTCCAGCAGCGCCGCAAGATGCTCCGCCAATCGCTCTCCGGCAGGCTCGGCGGCACCACGGCATCCGCCGCCGCCGTGCTCGAATCGGCCGGCATCGACCCGGCCGCCCGCGGCGAACAGCTGACCGTCGCCGACTTCCTCGCCATCGCCCGGGCGCACCTGGGATCCGGTCCGGCAGGGGTCCAGCTCCCGCCGCCCGCGGCGAGCAGCTGACCGTGGCCGACTTCCTCGCGATCGCCCGGGTGCACCCCGCCGACTGACCGGCTTCCCGCCATCGCTCTGGCGCCCGGCGCGCCCGCACGCTAGCGTGGCGGCATGGGGGAGCGGGGGACGCGGCGCCCGGGGGCCGCACGTCGCGGCGTCGGCGCGAGCACGGAACTGACCGGCAACGAGGCCGTCGAACGCGCCACCGGCAAGAGCCGCGACGCCTGGTTCGCCCTGCTCGACGGCGAGGACGCGACCACTCGCACGCACACCGAGATCGCCCGGCTGCTCGTCGAGGACTTCGGGGTGGATGCGTGGTGGGCGCAGGGCCTCACGGTCGCCTACGAGCAGGTGCGCGGCATCCGACTGCCCGGCCAGCGCGCCGACGGCAGCTTCGAGGTCTCCGTCACGCGCACCCTGCCGGGCAGCGAGGGGCGCACGGAGGACGAGGTGCTCGCCGCGCTGATCGCCGGCCTCGTGGCGCGCCTCGGCCGCGAACCGGATGCCGTCAGCCGCGGCGTGAAGTACCCGACGGCCAGGTGGCGGCTCGATGAGGGGGCGCTCACGGCATCCGCGAGCCCGACGCCGTCGGGGCGGACGCAGATCGGCATCACGCGCACGGGCCTCGCGACGGGCGGGGGCCTCGGCGATCTCAAGGGGGAATACCGGGAATGGCTCGCGAGCATCGAATGACCACCGGCCGGGCCGGCACCCGCGCATCCGTTAGCGTTGACGTGCGACGATCGCGACAGCTCCCCGGCGCGTCGCGACCGGGCGGCCAGGGCCACGCGATGCGCCGGCCCCGTGGCGGGAACCGCTCGTGAGCGG belongs to Agromyces archimandritae and includes:
- a CDS encoding serine hydrolase domain-containing protein, with protein sequence MRSKAPGRRSRIFGAGPPAMNSSTRADMLVDSLQPLLEEGVEQRLFSGASAAVTVDGQPMVMNVGTLAYEDPTAVTDTTLFDLASLTKTVTATVIVRLIERGVIDPDAPVREVLPVGTGEGADRITMRMLLTHTSGLPAAASDWRTVPHPPPGERLPGVLRTPLETLPDAVFRYSCVGFIGAAAVAEAATGTPLADLVRDEVSQPLGLESLAFGPVDPAITAATEERMADGRGVVRGEVHDELNWYLGGRAGNAGLFGNAADVAKFAQSFLDRSLLTSAGHRLMTTQQIRPEHQAEHGHGFGLRIDDRGFMGDIGGYGHTGFTGTSWMVDPVRRTAAALLTNRVHPRREHVDIQPFRRRFAAQLAAVVTPRDEAAHG
- a CDS encoding GNAT family N-acetyltransferase, with the translated sequence MRTAASGEDATGQLPDDSLWANIYALPYAARHPDLTFVVTDDRDEPIGYVLGTDDTDAFERWFAAEYWPAVAHRWPERGNAEDEVDLSAEQAKEARLVGIASGIGSHASPHATRYPAHLHIDLLPQAQGSGWGRKLIDALADALRERGVPGIHLGVGVNNANAIAFYQHLGFVPLNDDSTALGYDLTVAE
- the rsmI gene encoding 16S rRNA (cytidine(1402)-2'-O)-methyltransferase; translated protein: MIILAATPIGNLGDASARLRETLETASTVAAEDTRVAQRLFAGLGIANRPKLIALHEHNERQKAAELAEFARDADLVVLTDAGMPTVSDPGFPLVSAAVDAGVEVTVVPGPSAPVTALAVSGLPSDRFAFEGFLPRKAGDRARRLAGLAADERPLIFFEAPSRLAASLADLATAFGADRRAAVCRELTKLHEEVRRGTLAELAEWAAGGVRGEICIVVHGAPPPVADADAALGRVLELVDGGERLKDAAARVAGDTGLSRRELYEAALAARRER
- a CDS encoding type II toxin-antitoxin system VapC family toxin, with product MPADGTRSARIPRGLLDTNILIHLARLDQTVLPDEASVSAITFAELAAGIHATDDALERAARLDVLQRAEAVFEPLPFDAEAARSYGQVIAAVRNAGRSPRARVAEQMIAAIAASRGLPLYTTNVEDFLGLAHLLRVVPVGRPSD
- a CDS encoding SDR family NAD(P)-dependent oxidoreductase codes for the protein MPPCSTDRRARASVGWPHVRALAASGTEVLVPVRNREKRERAAAGIRSSAPEARIALADLDLARLDSVRAFAGGPHEPVGLLVLNAGVVTAGEHGASTTADGFDLAMQTNFLGHAELVLGMLPRLREAGTRVVVQSSLAAAFGRIPGRRLASGADAAARSLRGYRRSKIALARTRAVRRLRRSGGGPVRLGVRRADPRRLNPRPTRGRLDSRARAEENRSGTRGRGSEMARAVRFSEFGGVETLEVVEVPDPQPGEGEAIVEVVATGLNPVEMSIRSGAHPSRWPVEFPAAQGRDLAGIVREVADDVDRFEPGDEVLGWVDRGAQATLVAVPVGQLVPKPKELPWEVAGSVYVAGTTAWAAIDTAAPGPGDTVVVTAAAGGVGCLTAQLALERGARVIGTSAEERLDFLQQFGIEALAYGSDLERRIRDLAPGGVSAFFDFLGGQADIALGLGVPPARVLTITDWDAVEEHGVTKLYAGDRIALERVTARLAAHRLQLPIADVFPLDRVQDAYRALEKRSAAGKIVLGMDLVDYPGQRVQGVDIKEQDATLGTLTPHERLRSEEAVPAAIGDGSVRRRHREERERDEESER
- a CDS encoding type II toxin-antitoxin system Phd/YefM family antitoxin encodes the protein MSLPHDLSQRDLRMRSREIMDAVERGEGFTVTRDGRGIAELIPLRRRREFVPAARLLAAWRGAAAPDPDRFRADLDAASDHTVDDPYAR
- a CDS encoding dolichyl-phosphate-mannose--protein mannosyltransferase is translated as MDAAGDAGTREATGAGARTSTPRTEDGEVGIREPDAPDEPRGSGLDRWWARMLSTPGRRRAWTWAGPIAVTLLAGILRFWNLGHPHALVFDETYYVKDAWTLLHLGYEATWPDDANASFEAGDTDVFGSDPSYVVHPPLGKWMIGLGMAAFGAGDAFWWRATTALAGTLAVLILTLVARRLFGQTALAVVAGLLLAVDGHAIVLSRVALLDTWVMFFALLGFWFVLLDRRWSEERLRRRVDAARASGADPGWGPALWARPWVFAAGAAFGATAAVKWSGLYFLAAFGVYLVVVDALARRRAGLPFWASAAILKQGPVTVLLYLPVALVVYLASWTGWFATEGGYDRHWAEDPANAAGGLFAWVPTALQSLWHYHSSAYDYHIGVHSPHPWQAAPWSWLLMIRPTNMYFHTQETPTCGAGSCVESIMGIGNPLIWWAAAAAVLYLVYRLARYREWRVGLILMGLVAGYLPWLMYSERTVFQFYTIAFQPYTILALVFVIGLIVGRPTDPEWRRTRGLATVGVFLTAVLLVTLFFYPVWAAIPVPPLFRQLHFWLPTWG